In the genome of Coraliomargarita algicola, one region contains:
- a CDS encoding NAD(P) transhydrogenase subunit alpha, with protein sequence MRRLFAPRESHPAETRTAIVPATVKKFKDLGLDVSVETGIGLQSDFNDEAYQTAGAEIVQASAAGYATADIVIRVRKPQTAELDALRPGTLHISFLDPFNEPQLIADLAKRKLASISMEMIPRSTLAQKMDALSSQANLAGYAAVIMATDRMRKILPMMMTPAGTISPARVFVIGVGVAGLQAIATAKRLGARVEAFDTRPAVEDQVKSLGAKFIKVDLGATGQTDQGYAQELTPEQMEKQRQEMAKACARADIVITTAKLFGRKAPVILDEGVLAQMQSGSIVIDFAVESGGNVVGSKLGEEIVTPQGVRVIGPENLEGYFPKDASLMLASNFYNLIEHFWDAKTQDFQYREEDEILKGCLITRGGQVVHERFK encoded by the coding sequence ATGAGACGTCTATTCGCCCCGAGAGAATCACACCCTGCCGAAACCCGCACCGCCATTGTCCCCGCAACTGTTAAAAAGTTCAAAGACTTGGGACTCGACGTCAGTGTCGAAACAGGCATCGGCCTACAATCCGACTTCAACGACGAAGCCTACCAAACAGCTGGAGCTGAAATCGTCCAAGCCAGCGCCGCTGGCTACGCCACGGCCGACATAGTGATACGGGTGCGCAAACCGCAGACAGCAGAACTGGACGCCTTACGCCCCGGCACGCTGCACATTAGCTTCCTCGACCCCTTCAACGAACCGCAGCTGATCGCCGACCTTGCCAAGCGCAAACTGGCAAGCATCAGCATGGAAATGATCCCACGCAGCACCCTGGCCCAAAAGATGGATGCTCTCTCCTCGCAGGCCAACCTAGCTGGTTACGCAGCAGTCATTATGGCGACGGACCGCATGCGCAAAATCTTGCCCATGATGATGACGCCCGCCGGCACCATCTCGCCGGCACGTGTTTTTGTCATCGGCGTAGGCGTCGCCGGACTGCAGGCCATCGCCACCGCCAAGCGCTTGGGTGCTCGCGTGGAAGCCTTTGACACCCGCCCCGCGGTCGAAGATCAGGTCAAATCACTCGGCGCCAAATTTATTAAAGTCGATCTCGGTGCCACCGGACAGACCGACCAAGGCTACGCGCAAGAGCTCACTCCCGAGCAAATGGAAAAACAGCGGCAGGAAATGGCAAAAGCCTGCGCCCGCGCGGACATCGTGATCACCACTGCTAAACTCTTTGGTCGCAAGGCCCCCGTCATTCTGGATGAAGGGGTGCTGGCGCAGATGCAAAGTGGCAGCATCGTCATCGACTTCGCAGTCGAGTCTGGCGGTAACGTCGTAGGCTCCAAGCTCGGCGAAGAAATCGTCACCCCTCAAGGAGTACGCGTGATCGGCCCCGAAAACCTGGAGGGCTACTTTCCCAAAGATGCCTCACTCATGCTCGCCTCTAATTTCTACAATTTAATCGAACACTTTTGGGATGCAAAAACGCAGGACTTTCAGTATCGGGAAGAGGATGAGATTCTCAAAGGCTGCTTGATCACTCGTGGCGGCCAGGTCGTGCATGAGCGATTCAAATAG
- the hpt gene encoding hypoxanthine phosphoribosyltransferase codes for MQTNDPAYNPLDDIDRVLVDEATIQNRLKELGQEINKTYAGRDVAVIAIINGAIIFVADLIRQLNIPLQLDCIRISSYRDEARPLQAPEVIDKVRLDLKGMDVLIIDDILDSGNTLARVTEMFRAMGPATLRTCVLLDKKTTRTVDFEADFVGFKIPDEFVVGYGLDFAERYRQLPCIGVLRPELQNPPEWA; via the coding sequence ATGCAAACAAACGATCCCGCCTATAATCCTCTCGATGATATTGATAGGGTCCTCGTCGACGAAGCCACGATCCAGAACCGATTGAAGGAACTCGGGCAAGAAATCAACAAGACCTATGCAGGACGCGATGTCGCCGTAATCGCGATCATTAATGGTGCCATTATTTTCGTGGCCGATTTGATACGGCAGCTAAATATCCCACTGCAACTTGACTGCATTCGCATATCCAGCTACCGCGACGAAGCTCGACCATTACAAGCACCAGAAGTCATCGACAAAGTTCGACTCGACCTAAAAGGGATGGATGTACTCATCATCGACGACATCCTGGACTCAGGTAACACACTGGCACGCGTCACCGAAATGTTCCGCGCCATGGGACCAGCCACCTTAAGGACCTGCGTCCTCTTGGACAAAAAAACGACTCGTACAGTCGATTTCGAAGCGGACTTCGTGGGCTTCAAAATTCCCGACGAATTCGTCGTCGGCTATGGCTTAGACTTCGCGGAGCGCTACCGCCAGCTACCATGCATCGGTGTATTACGCCCCGAGCTACAGAATCCACCGGAGTGGGCCTAA
- a CDS encoding response regulator transcription factor produces MKTVAIIEDQTAIREMVSQAVIDQSEYNVIIESGDGQIGCDTCLEQKPDFVILDVMLPNLNGTEILRIFREKIPDTQVLIFSGYQSPSLVRELLQAGAHGFVEKSAPLSELRKGNRDCL; encoded by the coding sequence ATGAAAACTGTTGCCATAATTGAAGACCAAACTGCCATCCGCGAGATGGTCAGTCAGGCTGTAATTGATCAAAGCGAATACAACGTCATCATCGAAAGTGGCGACGGTCAAATCGGCTGCGACACCTGCTTGGAACAAAAGCCCGACTTTGTGATTCTCGATGTAATGCTGCCCAATTTAAACGGCACAGAAATTCTACGTATTTTCCGGGAAAAAATTCCAGACACCCAAGTCTTAATTTTCTCTGGCTACCAGAGCCCGAGCTTAGTTAGAGAACTCCTACAAGCGGGCGCACACGGTTTCGTAGAGAAATCGGCCCCCCTATCGGAACTGCGCAAGGGGAATCGAGATTGTCTCTAA
- a CDS encoding LuxR C-terminal-related transcriptional regulator: MADPRSSDSGINILTKREREILQLIAESHSTRDIAGKLEISVKTAENHRTNLMRKLDLHDVASLTRYAINNGLISIGN, from the coding sequence ATGGCCGATCCCAGATCGAGCGACTCTGGCATCAACATCCTAACCAAACGCGAACGCGAAATTCTTCAGCTGATAGCGGAAAGCCACAGCACCCGCGACATCGCCGGCAAGCTGGAAATCAGCGTCAAAACCGCAGAGAACCATCGCACCAATCTGATGCGCAAGTTGGACCTGCATGATGTCGCCAGCCTCACCCGCTATGCGATCAACAACGGTCTAATCTCGATCGGGAACTAA
- a CDS encoding OmpA family protein has translation MNKTARTLFTLLLAVCLLPACTRKQAPSQYGNEMGGGKGGSLSDTGDYGGDYVPEGSFDMSLDGSAIDGLTERGSDGIENGMYKGFTMVEGVLPSIYFDFDSSSVAASERSKLQQAADYLDQNSGYHILVEGHCDWYGTSEYNLALGDRRANSVSDYLGTLGITPLRVEKLSKGSLEATSGLSKSQSSQDRRADLILLKK, from the coding sequence ATGAACAAGACCGCCCGCACACTCTTTACCCTGCTCTTGGCAGTTTGCCTTCTTCCAGCCTGCACACGCAAACAAGCCCCATCGCAATATGGCAATGAGATGGGAGGCGGCAAAGGCGGCAGTTTAAGCGACACTGGAGACTACGGCGGCGACTATGTTCCAGAAGGTTCCTTCGACATGAGCTTGGACGGCAGCGCCATTGACGGCCTAACAGAACGCGGCTCGGACGGAATTGAAAATGGCATGTACAAGGGCTTCACAATGGTCGAAGGCGTGCTCCCCTCGATCTACTTTGACTTTGATTCTTCCTCTGTCGCCGCCTCTGAGCGCTCCAAGCTACAACAAGCTGCAGACTACTTAGATCAAAACTCCGGCTACCACATCCTAGTCGAGGGGCATTGCGATTGGTATGGCACCAGTGAGTATAACTTGGCGCTCGGCGACCGCCGCGCCAACAGCGTAAGCGACTATCTCGGCACACTCGGTATCACACCGCTACGCGTCGAAAAGCTCTCCAAAGGTAGCCTCGAAGCCACCAGTGGGTTGTCCAAGTCACAATCCTCACAAGATCGCCGCGCCGACTTAATCTTACTCAAGAAGTAA
- a CDS encoding alpha-amylase family glycosyl hydrolase, which yields MLLPSPRLLLSAVLALVLSSTLANRSSGAGFGMYPDWSKNVGIYEVNVRQFSEAGTLDQVTAYLPQIKAMGIDLVWIMPIHSIGEENRKGSLGSYYAISDYKSVNPEFGTPADFQGLVDRAHELGMYVILDWVANHTAWDHHWTRTNPEFYETNEAGEFVPPVADWTDVIALDYTNAELRLAMIDAMKYWVQEFGVDGFRCDVAEEVPTDFWNQARRELNQVGQVFMLAEGQLPEFHDEAFEMSYAWHQMGEMRKLKAGAIDAKALVDYEVYEQAEKYPDHAIRMRFLTNHDENSWHSTVDADYGAATGVLRAYTFVAPGMPLIYNGEEAGLDQMLLFFEKDVIDWRPHPQRAHLTRLFQWKKRNQALWNGAHGGDFVSFNTGAEAQVWAFYREMNSDKIVALLNLSPEAVSFTIHDSALAGDYTDVLTDERHTLSARENITLNPWGYWLLEAQGLLLE from the coding sequence ATGTTGCTACCAAGCCCACGTCTTTTACTGTCCGCAGTTCTCGCCCTTGTTTTATCATCTACACTTGCGAATCGTTCCAGCGGGGCAGGCTTTGGCATGTATCCCGATTGGTCGAAAAATGTGGGGATTTACGAAGTGAACGTGCGCCAGTTCTCAGAGGCGGGCACTTTGGATCAAGTCACCGCGTATTTGCCACAGATTAAAGCTATGGGGATCGATTTGGTTTGGATTATGCCGATTCACAGTATTGGGGAGGAAAATCGTAAAGGGAGTCTGGGGAGTTATTACGCGATCAGTGATTATAAATCCGTCAATCCAGAGTTTGGCACGCCAGCAGACTTTCAGGGCTTAGTGGATCGTGCGCATGAATTAGGCATGTATGTGATTTTGGATTGGGTCGCCAATCATACTGCGTGGGACCATCATTGGACGCGGACGAATCCGGAATTTTATGAGACCAATGAAGCGGGCGAGTTTGTTCCTCCTGTCGCTGATTGGACGGATGTGATTGCCTTGGATTATACGAATGCTGAGCTGCGTCTCGCTATGATCGATGCGATGAAGTATTGGGTGCAGGAGTTTGGGGTCGATGGTTTTCGTTGCGATGTAGCTGAAGAGGTGCCGACTGATTTTTGGAATCAAGCGCGCCGTGAGCTGAATCAAGTTGGCCAAGTCTTTATGCTGGCTGAGGGGCAATTACCCGAATTTCACGACGAGGCCTTTGAGATGAGCTATGCCTGGCATCAGATGGGAGAGATGCGTAAGCTCAAAGCGGGGGCGATCGATGCGAAGGCGTTGGTGGACTACGAGGTCTATGAACAGGCCGAGAAATATCCGGATCATGCCATTCGCATGCGTTTCCTCACGAATCACGATGAAAACAGTTGGCATTCGACGGTAGATGCAGATTACGGCGCTGCGACAGGTGTCTTGCGGGCATACACCTTTGTGGCGCCGGGGATGCCATTGATTTATAATGGTGAAGAGGCGGGCTTGGATCAGATGCTGCTCTTCTTTGAAAAGGATGTGATTGACTGGCGACCGCATCCGCAACGTGCGCATCTGACTCGTCTGTTTCAATGGAAGAAGCGTAATCAAGCCTTGTGGAATGGTGCACACGGAGGTGATTTTGTAAGCTTCAATACTGGAGCCGAGGCGCAGGTTTGGGCTTTTTATCGAGAGATGAACAGCGATAAGATCGTCGCCCTGCTCAATTTGTCACCCGAAGCGGTCAGCTTTACGATCCATGATTCCGCTTTGGCGGGAGATTATACGGACGTCTTGACGGATGAACGGCACACTTTGAGTGCGCGCGAAAATATCACACTGAACCCTTGGGGCTACTGGTTGCTGGAAGCTCAGGGCTTACTTCTTGAGTAA
- the nadA gene encoding quinolinate synthase NadA codes for MTTATLNYEPMVFNPKLGNEAPLTAIQEEILALKKERNALILAHNYQIDAIQRVADYVGDSLGLAYKAEEADTDCIVFCGVHFMAETAKIVNPNKPVLLPEMEAGCSLSDSCPAEKLAAYKAANPNVYVVAYINCSAGVKALSDVICTSGNAMKIVEKVPADRDILFVPDQNLGQWVSKQTGREMQLWPGSCYAHVLFTQQAIERLKLKFPDALVVAHPECVETVRDNADEVCSTEKMIGFCRDCDAEQIIVVTETGMIHRLQREIPEKTFIAGPTDTCACNDCRFMKMNTIEKLRDCLRDMSPQIEMPEDIRLKAYAPIKRMLEWSK; via the coding sequence ATGACCACCGCGACACTCAACTACGAACCCATGGTCTTCAACCCCAAGCTCGGGAATGAAGCACCGCTGACTGCGATCCAAGAAGAAATCTTGGCGCTCAAAAAGGAGCGCAACGCACTCATCTTAGCGCACAACTATCAGATCGATGCCATCCAACGTGTGGCCGACTACGTGGGCGACTCCTTAGGGCTAGCCTACAAAGCTGAAGAGGCCGATACCGATTGCATCGTATTCTGCGGCGTCCACTTCATGGCGGAGACAGCCAAAATCGTAAACCCGAATAAGCCAGTACTACTCCCCGAAATGGAAGCTGGCTGCTCGCTCTCCGACTCCTGTCCGGCAGAAAAGCTGGCCGCCTACAAAGCGGCCAACCCCAATGTTTATGTGGTCGCCTACATCAACTGCTCTGCAGGCGTGAAAGCACTCTCTGATGTAATTTGCACCAGTGGCAATGCCATGAAAATCGTCGAAAAGGTCCCCGCAGACCGCGACATTCTCTTCGTGCCCGACCAAAACTTGGGCCAGTGGGTCAGCAAACAGACCGGGCGCGAGATGCAACTCTGGCCAGGCTCCTGCTATGCGCACGTGCTATTCACGCAGCAAGCGATCGAACGCTTAAAGTTAAAATTCCCCGACGCACTGGTGGTCGCACACCCGGAATGCGTCGAAACGGTACGCGATAATGCCGACGAAGTTTGCAGCACCGAAAAGATGATCGGCTTCTGCCGCGACTGCGATGCCGAGCAAATCATCGTCGTCACCGAGACCGGCATGATCCACCGCCTACAACGCGAGATCCCCGAGAAAACTTTCATCGCCGGCCCGACCGACACCTGCGCCTGCAACGATTGCCGCTTCATGAAGATGAATACCATCGAAAAGCTACGGGATTGCCTGCGCGATATGTCGCCTCAAATCGAAATGCCGGAAGACATCCGCCTCAAGGCCTACGCCCCCATCAAGCGCATGCTGGAATGGAGCAAGTAG
- a CDS encoding MFS transporter, whose protein sequence is MSHARATYRNDLLRAPLLGILEAGWTTFALVIAIRYFDASETHKSFIAGSGPIGFLLTPLTLYIAASLRATPSRACAIVFGTAAALLAGASLGQTLLFFTLFVVLSQVAAVQQGPLMLQIYTENYTRSERGSRMTWPFMLTALSSIGFALIGGRLLDQKIEAYHWIFVCMLLAAVACACVCLKIPSSPLSRENVGNPWQSLSLIWQDRFFGYILGTWMLLGLGNLLTLPVRIDYLANPSYGVNASNTHIALLMLVIPAVTRILSTKMWGHLFDRMHFVTTRNLLNLSFLLSIALFFFTTNIYVLCLAMAFQGLSLGGGKIFWSLWVTKIASEAKASSYMSIHMALTGLRGTLAPFLGYYILSHSTPANVALIGMTLISIACILFEFVRGHPRLREEA, encoded by the coding sequence ATGAGCCACGCCCGCGCCACCTACCGCAACGACCTACTGCGGGCCCCCCTGCTAGGCATCTTAGAGGCGGGCTGGACGACCTTTGCGCTGGTCATCGCCATCCGCTACTTCGATGCCAGCGAGACCCATAAGTCCTTCATTGCCGGCTCCGGCCCCATCGGCTTCTTACTCACCCCGCTCACCTTATACATCGCAGCCAGCTTACGCGCCACTCCGAGTCGCGCGTGCGCAATCGTCTTTGGCACAGCCGCAGCACTACTCGCCGGCGCCAGTCTAGGACAGACACTACTATTCTTCACACTCTTCGTAGTCCTCAGCCAAGTCGCGGCAGTACAGCAAGGGCCGCTGATGCTGCAAATCTACACAGAAAACTACACCCGATCCGAACGCGGCAGCCGCATGACCTGGCCCTTCATGCTCACTGCCCTGAGCTCGATCGGCTTCGCGCTCATCGGAGGACGGCTACTGGACCAAAAAATTGAAGCGTACCACTGGATTTTTGTCTGCATGCTACTCGCAGCAGTTGCCTGCGCCTGCGTGTGCCTCAAAATCCCCAGCAGCCCGCTCTCACGCGAAAACGTGGGCAACCCTTGGCAGAGCCTCAGCCTGATCTGGCAAGATCGCTTTTTTGGCTACATCCTGGGCACTTGGATGCTGCTGGGGCTGGGCAACCTGCTCACTTTACCCGTGCGCATTGACTACCTAGCCAACCCCAGCTATGGCGTCAATGCCAGCAATACTCATATCGCGTTACTGATGCTAGTCATCCCCGCAGTGACACGCATACTGAGCACGAAGATGTGGGGACACCTGTTCGACCGGATGCACTTTGTGACAACGCGCAATCTGCTCAACCTCTCCTTCCTGCTAAGTATCGCCCTATTCTTTTTCACCACAAATATCTACGTGCTCTGCCTCGCAATGGCCTTTCAAGGCCTCTCGCTGGGTGGGGGCAAAATTTTCTGGAGTCTATGGGTCACCAAGATCGCATCCGAGGCCAAAGCCTCTTCCTACATGAGCATCCACATGGCGCTGACTGGATTACGCGGCACACTGGCCCCCTTCCTCGGCTACTATATTCTCAGCCACTCCACCCCGGCGAACGTGGCCCTCATCGGCATGACCCTCATCAGCATCGCCTGCATCCTCTTTGAATTTGTACGCGGGCACCCGCGCTTGCGCGAAGAGGCGTGA
- the rpiB gene encoding ribose 5-phosphate isomerase B produces MTDKTLTVSIGTDHAGFPLKAPIITLLKARDYTVIDCGCDSDESCDYPDFIRPAAEAVASGKADCGIVLGGSGNGEAIVANKVKGVRCGLCWDEWSAQMTKEHNNANCIAIGARPVPEELALKIVGTWLDATFEGGRHERRVAKIEG; encoded by the coding sequence ATGACAGACAAAACCCTTACAGTTTCGATCGGCACCGATCACGCGGGCTTCCCGCTCAAAGCACCTATCATCACTTTACTCAAAGCGCGCGACTATACCGTGATCGACTGTGGCTGTGACAGCGACGAGTCCTGCGACTACCCGGACTTCATCCGCCCTGCCGCGGAGGCGGTCGCCTCTGGCAAGGCGGACTGTGGTATCGTGCTCGGAGGCTCCGGCAATGGCGAAGCCATCGTGGCCAACAAGGTCAAAGGTGTACGCTGTGGCCTCTGCTGGGATGAATGGTCGGCTCAAATGACCAAGGAGCATAACAACGCAAATTGCATCGCCATCGGCGCACGCCCCGTGCCCGAAGAGCTGGCACTGAAAATCGTCGGCACTTGGCTGGACGCCACATTTGAAGGCGGTCGCCATGAACGCCGCGTCGCCAAAATCGAAGGATAG
- a CDS encoding ATP-dependent Clp protease proteolytic subunit has translation MAEKNKSKETEEKSIKIQETFLKERKVFLWGEVSDKSARDVTEKLLYLEMDAPGKEITFYINTPGGSITAGMAVYDTMKLISSPIKVVVTGMAASMGSILLCGADKGNRYLYPHSRVLIHQPLISGQMVAVAVDIHIQAKEMERLRDELNAILAESSGQALEKIEKDTDRDFYMTADEAIAYGLADKIVDKI, from the coding sequence ATGGCCGAAAAAAATAAGTCGAAAGAAACCGAAGAAAAATCGATCAAGATCCAAGAAACTTTCCTCAAGGAGCGTAAGGTCTTTCTCTGGGGTGAAGTCTCCGACAAGTCCGCACGCGACGTAACGGAGAAACTGCTCTATCTTGAGATGGACGCGCCGGGCAAGGAGATCACCTTCTACATCAACACCCCCGGTGGCTCGATCACCGCAGGCATGGCCGTTTACGACACCATGAAGTTGATCAGCTCTCCGATCAAAGTGGTCGTAACTGGAATGGCCGCAAGTATGGGCTCAATCCTCCTTTGCGGGGCCGACAAGGGCAATCGCTACTTGTATCCTCACTCACGCGTACTGATCCACCAACCACTCATCTCCGGCCAAATGGTCGCGGTGGCAGTGGACATCCACATCCAAGCCAAGGAAATGGAGCGCTTGCGCGACGAGCTAAATGCCATCTTAGCCGAATCTTCCGGACAAGCACTGGAGAAAATCGAAAAAGACACAGATCGTGACTTTTACATGACAGCCGACGAAGCGATCGCATACGGTCTAGCTGACAAGATTGTCGATAAAATCTAA
- a CDS encoding rhomboid family intramembrane serine protease, whose translation MRQSPSETMPPKTSMTTTLIVITVAVFVMQQVLNVFFPGMFGRENQFMANWFSLSGQNFQELKVWTLLSYGFMHSTAGFFHIFGNMLGLFFIGRIVEPVIGRERFLGLYLAGTLLGGCVYLFLHFNEYGSVVGASAAVMAILTLFCLIYPERPITLLIFFIIPVTVKPKWVFWGSLAVSIGGILFYELPNHSHVAHSAHLGGMLAGILYFRYIHNRSNSFFSPKNTRTTVEQPAWFKRRKKTEAHISYKVNRSNRDELQKEVDRILDKINASGFGSLTDSEKHTLDRAKDLLSR comes from the coding sequence ATGAGACAGTCTCCCTCGGAGACCATGCCTCCTAAAACTTCGATGACGACGACACTGATCGTCATCACAGTCGCCGTGTTCGTAATGCAGCAGGTGCTAAACGTATTCTTCCCTGGAATGTTTGGGCGCGAGAATCAATTCATGGCCAACTGGTTCAGCCTAAGCGGTCAGAACTTTCAAGAGCTCAAAGTGTGGACCCTACTGAGCTATGGCTTCATGCACAGCACAGCAGGTTTCTTCCACATCTTCGGTAATATGCTGGGGCTATTTTTCATTGGACGAATCGTCGAACCAGTGATCGGGCGCGAGCGCTTCCTCGGCCTCTATCTAGCAGGCACTTTGCTCGGCGGATGCGTGTATCTATTCCTCCACTTCAATGAATACGGGTCCGTCGTCGGCGCCTCTGCCGCAGTGATGGCAATACTAACACTGTTCTGCCTCATTTACCCTGAACGCCCGATCACACTACTAATTTTCTTTATCATCCCCGTAACAGTGAAGCCCAAATGGGTATTCTGGGGCAGCTTGGCAGTTTCGATTGGCGGCATTCTCTTCTACGAGCTCCCCAACCACTCACACGTAGCACACTCCGCCCACCTCGGCGGCATGTTGGCCGGAATCCTTTACTTCCGCTACATTCACAACCGCAGCAACAGCTTTTTCTCCCCGAAGAACACACGCACCACCGTGGAGCAGCCCGCTTGGTTCAAGCGCCGCAAGAAAACCGAAGCGCACATCAGCTACAAAGTCAACCGAAGCAACCGCGACGAGCTACAAAAGGAAGTCGATCGCATTCTTGATAAAATTAATGCTTCCGGCTTTGGCTCTCTAACGGATAGCGAGAAACACACTCTTGACCGCGCCAAAGATCTTTTAAGCCGCTAA